From Myxococcus stipitatus, a single genomic window includes:
- a CDS encoding acyl-CoA desaturase has product MQTPSPVLSVPSADNERLNWLSSIPFFAVHLMCLFVFWVGARPVDLAVCVGLYIVRMWGITAGFHRYFSHRAFKTGRVFQFILALVGTLSAQKGVLWWAANHRHHHRYSDQAEDIHSPVQKGFWFSHVGWILCDKYGETRMDAIKDFARFPELVWLNRFHLVPPTLLGVALFFIGGFPMLVWGFFVSTVLLWHGTFTINSLSHIFGKRRYKTTDTSRNNWLLALVTLGEGWHNNHHYHQNTANQGWFWWEVDFSYYTLKVLSWFKVVEGLRLPSDAVKYSFQKYTPEERAALAAPTRYFGAGGARAQLVAAKAAAEGKVREALAAAADQLPSPTPPPQAQL; this is encoded by the coding sequence TTGCAGACACCCTCTCCTGTCCTGTCTGTTCCGTCCGCGGACAACGAGCGCTTGAACTGGCTGTCGTCCATCCCCTTCTTCGCCGTCCACCTGATGTGCCTGTTCGTGTTCTGGGTGGGCGCCAGGCCCGTGGACCTGGCGGTGTGTGTGGGGCTGTACATCGTCCGGATGTGGGGCATCACCGCGGGCTTCCACCGCTACTTCTCCCACCGGGCCTTCAAGACGGGCCGCGTCTTCCAGTTCATCCTGGCGCTGGTGGGCACCCTGTCCGCGCAGAAGGGCGTGCTGTGGTGGGCGGCGAACCACCGGCACCACCACCGCTACTCCGACCAGGCGGAGGACATCCACTCGCCGGTGCAGAAGGGCTTCTGGTTCAGCCACGTGGGCTGGATTCTGTGCGACAAGTACGGCGAGACGCGGATGGACGCCATCAAGGACTTCGCGCGCTTCCCGGAGCTGGTGTGGCTCAACCGCTTCCACCTGGTGCCGCCGACGCTGCTGGGCGTGGCGCTGTTCTTCATCGGTGGCTTCCCCATGCTGGTGTGGGGCTTCTTCGTCAGCACGGTGCTGCTGTGGCACGGGACGTTCACCATCAACTCCCTCAGCCACATCTTCGGCAAGCGCCGCTACAAGACGACGGACACCAGCCGGAACAACTGGCTGCTGGCGCTCGTCACCCTGGGCGAGGGGTGGCACAACAACCACCACTACCACCAGAACACGGCCAACCAGGGCTGGTTCTGGTGGGAGGTGGACTTCAGCTACTACACGCTGAAGGTGCTCTCCTGGTTCAAGGTGGTGGAGGGGCTGCGGCTGCCGTCGGACGCGGTGAAGTACTCCTTCCAGAAGTACACACCGGAGGAGCGCGCGGCGCTGGCGGCGCCCACCCGCTACTTCGGCGCGGGGGGTGCCCGGGCGCAGCTGGTGGCCGCGAAGGCGGCGGCGGAGGGCAAGGTGCGCGAGGCGCTGGCCGCCGCCGCGGACCAGCTGCCGTCCCCCACGCCGCCCCCGCAGGCCCAGCTGTAG
- a CDS encoding RNA polymerase sigma factor — protein sequence MPPRTGGEPVRAAVATEPDEVLMARFCAGEAPAFDALFQRHSRAVRGYLTRLTGSAATAEDLLQLTFMSLVRSRGRFQPGSRFKPWLYAIATNAARDHQRRGRRPEELTEQGELPAGVPDDDAPGPRDAGLERAVRRALDQLPEGQRVPILLHRFEGMGFAEIADTLGLTESAVKVRAHRGYARLRELLAALRAEVTP from the coding sequence GTGCCCCCGCGTACCGGAGGAGAGCCGGTGCGCGCGGCCGTCGCCACCGAGCCGGACGAGGTGCTGATGGCCCGGTTCTGCGCAGGTGAAGCCCCGGCGTTCGACGCGCTCTTCCAGCGGCACTCCCGCGCGGTGCGCGGCTACCTCACGCGCCTGACGGGCAGCGCCGCCACCGCCGAGGACCTGTTGCAGCTCACGTTCATGTCGCTGGTGCGCTCGCGGGGGCGCTTCCAGCCCGGCTCCCGCTTCAAGCCGTGGCTGTACGCCATCGCCACCAACGCCGCGAGGGACCACCAGCGCCGGGGGCGACGGCCCGAGGAGCTGACGGAGCAGGGCGAGCTGCCCGCCGGCGTGCCCGACGACGACGCGCCGGGGCCCCGGGACGCGGGGCTGGAGCGGGCGGTGCGGCGGGCGCTCGACCAGCTCCCCGAGGGGCAGCGCGTCCCCATCCTCCTCCACCGCTTCGAGGGCATGGGCTTCGCCGAAATCGCGGACACGCTGGGCCTGACGGAGAGCGCGGTGAAGGTGCGCGCCCACCGAGGCTACGCGCGGCTGCGGGAGCTGCTCGCCGCCCTGCGCGCGGAGGTGACGCCATGA
- a CDS encoding DUF1109 domain-containing protein, whose amino-acid sequence MTPDCSRVMDALGTPLPPDLAAHAERCAECRALVEGFDALGGLAPGAPGEAPTQAAPGLDVARRFALEELEARPTPAPWWRELLVLLGVDAAVVAVGLGVLGRGTWVGNQAAPWRVASVALLILALVGAGTYVALAPRRKPVSWVALLLGAGAVALAQLVGGSGQRTRPPLVGSLGCVASEALLTVVPLGAVLVLLCRSAYEPARAVAAGLSAGGVSLLVLHLHCADGTTQHLLWSHLAPWLALAGLLVTLRSRLPTRSHAP is encoded by the coding sequence ATGACGCCCGACTGCTCGCGGGTGATGGACGCCCTGGGGACACCGCTTCCCCCCGACCTGGCCGCGCACGCGGAGCGCTGCGCCGAGTGCCGCGCGCTCGTGGAGGGCTTCGACGCGCTCGGTGGACTGGCGCCCGGAGCGCCCGGCGAGGCCCCGACGCAGGCGGCGCCCGGATTGGACGTGGCGCGCCGCTTCGCCCTGGAGGAGCTGGAGGCGCGGCCGACGCCGGCCCCGTGGTGGCGCGAGCTGCTGGTGCTGCTGGGCGTGGACGCGGCGGTGGTGGCGGTGGGGCTGGGCGTGCTGGGCCGGGGCACGTGGGTGGGCAACCAGGCCGCGCCGTGGAGGGTGGCCAGCGTGGCCCTGCTCATCCTGGCGCTGGTGGGCGCGGGCACCTACGTGGCGCTGGCGCCCCGGCGCAAGCCCGTCTCGTGGGTGGCGCTGCTCTTGGGCGCGGGGGCCGTGGCGCTGGCGCAGCTGGTGGGCGGCTCCGGGCAGCGGACACGCCCTCCCCTGGTGGGAAGCCTGGGGTGCGTGGCCTCCGAGGCCCTCCTGACGGTGGTGCCCCTGGGCGCCGTCCTCGTCCTGCTGTGCCGGTCCGCCTACGAGCCCGCGCGCGCGGTGGCCGCCGGCCTGTCCGCGGGCGGCGTCAGCCTGCTGGTGCTCCACCTCCACTGCGCGGACGGGACGACGCAGCACCTGCTCTGGAGCCACCTGGCCCCCTGGCTGGCGCTGGCTGGCCTCCTGGTGACGCTGCGCTCGCGGCTGCCCACCCGCAGCCACGCCCCCTGA
- a CDS encoding chloride channel protein produces the protein MTRDEPPPGTAHQATIRVRLRERLARLLHVTLQASNQLRLPGPSVLPIAGAVVGLYSGLAAGIFSNLIGLFSGITFGTAELTHTLRQAQFQSLMHAFATARWHPEYAFVGAPLALGALVLARVIEPGGPRDEVKRRLRLLSLLTLGALSLYYPLVALAALNSVFGHAHSLPDALPHLPWWLMLLAPTLGGVLVGRLLRDKPETHGHGVPEVVRAVKSGANVVPADRGLLKLVASAITIGSGGSAGREGPIVYGGAAFASTVGRVLGFSRRELSILLACGAGAGISASFNAPIAGAVFAMEIILREFELRVFSPIILASVAGTLVSQGVLGEAPMLRQVPYELVSGSEVLAYAALGIGCGLLAFAFVRLLHGVERFFHGGGGGRLSPWLAKKSLPFRAGLGGLCAGLLAFVSPSVWGSGHDYINLAAVGKLPFFFLVTACVLKLVGTALTIGSGGSGGTFFPAAVIGAMAGGAFGTLVHYFFPAATGPSGAYALVGMGGAVAALNRGPLTGMMMMYELSGNHDIILPLMVTCTIASALCHYLIERKSPKVPSDADLLEATPVRALMEHLPPVPAGLPVRPLADLLLTSETGTLPVLDTAGQVYGIVQVQQLREVWRDEAVYPLLVASDLARKLPLLSPDSDLSHAVRVMDQEDVDALPVAAPQGVATCGLITRTAIRRFLFAQHAQAHARGSPAVSATEVTH, from the coding sequence ATGACTCGCGACGAACCTCCGCCAGGCACGGCCCACCAGGCGACGATAAGGGTGCGGCTCCGCGAGCGGCTCGCCCGCCTGCTGCACGTCACCCTCCAGGCCTCCAACCAGCTGCGGCTGCCCGGCCCGTCGGTGCTGCCCATCGCCGGCGCGGTGGTGGGGCTCTACAGCGGTTTGGCGGCGGGCATCTTCTCCAACCTCATCGGCCTGTTCAGCGGCATCACCTTCGGGACGGCGGAGCTGACGCACACGCTGCGGCAGGCCCAGTTCCAGTCGCTGATGCACGCCTTCGCGACGGCGCGCTGGCATCCGGAGTACGCCTTCGTGGGGGCGCCCCTGGCGCTGGGCGCGCTGGTGCTGGCGCGGGTCATCGAGCCGGGCGGCCCCCGGGACGAGGTGAAGCGGCGGCTGCGGCTGCTCTCGCTGCTGACGCTGGGCGCGCTGTCGCTCTACTACCCGCTGGTGGCGCTGGCGGCGCTCAACAGCGTCTTCGGCCACGCGCACTCGCTGCCGGACGCGCTGCCGCACCTGCCCTGGTGGCTGATGCTGCTGGCGCCCACGCTGGGCGGTGTGCTGGTGGGACGGCTGCTGCGCGACAAGCCGGAGACGCACGGGCACGGCGTGCCGGAGGTGGTGCGCGCGGTGAAGAGCGGCGCCAACGTGGTGCCGGCGGACCGGGGCCTGCTGAAGCTGGTGGCGTCGGCCATCACCATCGGCAGCGGTGGTTCGGCGGGGCGCGAGGGCCCCATCGTGTACGGCGGCGCGGCCTTCGCGTCGACGGTGGGCCGGGTGCTGGGCTTCAGCCGCCGGGAGCTGTCCATCCTCCTGGCGTGCGGCGCGGGCGCCGGCATCTCCGCGTCCTTCAATGCCCCCATCGCGGGCGCCGTGTTCGCGATGGAAATCATCCTGCGCGAGTTCGAGCTGCGCGTCTTCTCGCCCATCATCCTCGCCAGCGTGGCGGGGACGCTGGTGAGCCAGGGCGTACTGGGCGAGGCGCCCATGCTGCGCCAGGTGCCGTACGAGCTGGTGAGCGGCTCGGAGGTGCTGGCGTACGCGGCGCTGGGCATCGGCTGCGGCCTGCTGGCCTTCGCCTTCGTGCGCCTCCTGCACGGCGTGGAGCGCTTCTTCCACGGAGGGGGTGGCGGAAGGCTGTCGCCGTGGCTCGCGAAGAAGTCCCTGCCCTTCCGCGCGGGGCTGGGCGGGCTGTGCGCGGGCCTGCTGGCCTTCGTCAGCCCCTCGGTGTGGGGCAGCGGGCACGACTACATCAACCTGGCGGCGGTGGGGAAGCTGCCCTTCTTCTTCCTCGTCACCGCGTGCGTGCTGAAGCTGGTGGGCACCGCGCTCACCATCGGCAGCGGCGGCTCGGGTGGCACCTTCTTCCCGGCGGCCGTCATCGGCGCCATGGCGGGCGGCGCCTTCGGGACGCTGGTGCACTACTTCTTCCCGGCGGCCACCGGCCCCAGCGGAGCGTACGCGCTGGTGGGCATGGGCGGCGCGGTGGCGGCGCTCAACCGGGGGCCGCTCACCGGGATGATGATGATGTACGAGCTGAGCGGGAACCACGACATCATCCTGCCGCTGATGGTGACGTGCACCATCGCCTCCGCGCTGTGCCACTACCTCATCGAGCGCAAGTCGCCGAAGGTGCCGAGCGACGCGGACCTGCTGGAGGCCACGCCCGTGCGCGCGCTGATGGAGCACCTGCCGCCGGTGCCCGCGGGCCTGCCGGTGCGTCCGCTGGCGGACCTGCTGCTCACCTCCGAGACGGGCACCCTGCCGGTGCTCGACACCGCCGGGCAGGTGTACGGCATCGTCCAGGTGCAGCAGCTGCGCGAGGTGTGGCGCGACGAGGCCGTCTACCCGCTGCTGGTGGCCAGCGACCTGGCGCGCAAGCTGCCCCTGCTGTCGCCCGACTCGGACCTGTCCCACGCGGTGCGGGTCATGGACCAGGAGGACGTGGACGCGCTCCCCGTCGCCGCGCCCCAGGGCGTCGCCACCTGCGGGCTCATCACCCGCACCGCCATCCGACGCTTCCTCTTCGCGCAGCACGCGCAGGCCCACGCGCGAGGCTCGCCGGCCGTGAGCGCCACGGAGGTGACGCACTGA
- a CDS encoding GNAT family N-acetyltransferase: protein MLGLGRDLVEILRATPAEHPLLRNLYPLYLHDLSEFGVEYHLDTQGRWEPDFLPTWLSSSPQVHPLLLRDEGRTVGFAFVAQAPFPYMTPGRDFRMSEFFILRGERGHGLGRLAARAIFDRFRGAWEVSQLPGNGAAIAFWRKVIREYTGGRFEDTYVENFPAQVFDNRKLALEAKAAHAWG, encoded by the coding sequence ATGCTGGGTCTCGGGAGGGACCTGGTGGAGATACTCCGTGCAACACCAGCCGAGCATCCGCTGTTGCGCAACCTGTACCCGCTCTACCTGCATGACTTGAGCGAGTTCGGCGTGGAGTACCACCTGGACACGCAGGGCCGCTGGGAGCCGGACTTCCTGCCCACGTGGCTGTCGTCCTCTCCGCAGGTGCATCCGCTGCTGTTGCGCGACGAGGGCCGCACCGTGGGCTTCGCCTTCGTGGCCCAGGCCCCCTTCCCCTACATGACGCCCGGGCGCGACTTCCGGATGAGCGAGTTCTTCATCCTGCGCGGCGAGCGCGGCCACGGCCTGGGACGGCTGGCGGCGCGCGCCATCTTCGACCGCTTCCGCGGCGCCTGGGAGGTCAGCCAGCTGCCCGGCAACGGCGCCGCCATCGCCTTCTGGCGCAAGGTCATCCGCGAGTACACCGGCGGCCGGTTCGAGGACACCTACGTGGAGAACTTCCCCGCGCAGGTCTTCGACAACCGGAAGCTCGCGCTCGAGGCCAAGGCCGCGCACGCCTGGGGCTGA
- a CDS encoding peroxiredoxin, producing MLVPVLVAGLLAGAIPQVGDTAPDFTVKDTEGKVYILSELVKQGPVIVAFFPKAFTSGCTKELKAYTARHAEIEQLQGRVLAFSTDDAPTLARFKAELKAPFPFIPDPEGKVVEAYDVKLPVVTVSKRYTFVVGANRKVLKVDEGSNAVDPTSAIASCSQGKPAAAPESKAAEPAKDAAAKPTK from the coding sequence ATGCTCGTTCCCGTACTCGTCGCAGGACTGCTGGCTGGCGCCATCCCGCAGGTCGGAGACACCGCTCCGGACTTCACGGTGAAGGACACCGAGGGCAAGGTCTACATCCTCTCGGAGCTGGTGAAGCAGGGGCCCGTCATCGTGGCCTTCTTCCCCAAGGCCTTCACCAGCGGCTGCACCAAGGAGCTGAAGGCCTATACGGCGCGGCACGCCGAAATCGAGCAGCTCCAGGGCCGCGTCCTCGCCTTCAGCACGGATGACGCCCCCACGCTCGCGCGCTTCAAGGCGGAGCTGAAGGCGCCCTTCCCCTTCATCCCCGACCCCGAGGGCAAGGTGGTGGAGGCCTACGACGTGAAGCTGCCCGTGGTGACGGTGTCCAAGCGCTACACCTTCGTCGTGGGCGCCAACCGCAAGGTCCTCAAGGTGGACGAGGGCTCGAACGCCGTCGACCCCACGAGCGCCATCGCCTCCTGCTCGCAGGGCAAGCCCGCCGCCGCGCCGGAGTCGAAGGCCGCGGAGCCCGCGAAGGACGCGGCCGCGAAGCCGACGAAGTAG
- a CDS encoding amidohydrolase family protein: MGTVLKGGYVVELEPAVVERVDLRIEGERIVARGPDLAPVGDDEVVALSGKLVFPGLVSAHHRLHAVLGRGMPHTQMETYQDVLEKVLWPYEDALDLDAVQVVGTAGGLEALQCGTTTVCNLHSSPRAVSGSLVRLARGLHEVGVRGVLSYAVSDRSGAMGREEGLEETVGFAQKAQGRFRGQVGAGPCFTLGADALQGLAEALKAANTGLHLPLAEDPLDERLSNERHGASPVSRLLEAGLLSPRSQLAHVGHLAWADLAQVIATGAWIVHTPRANQGLEVGYAPALKFGARATLGADGVSADLFAEAQAAYLRSREAGQPIDVLRYLANGHRLASQVFGAQVGPMREGALADLLILDYLPATPLTAENLAWHVVFGLGSRHVEAVMVDGVWRMWARRPLSVNPSVVAEQAREAAAAVWARMGEAK; this comes from the coding sequence TTGGGCACCGTCCTCAAGGGTGGTTATGTCGTCGAGCTGGAGCCCGCGGTGGTGGAGCGTGTCGACCTGCGCATCGAGGGTGAGCGCATCGTCGCCCGCGGCCCCGACCTGGCCCCCGTGGGGGATGACGAGGTGGTGGCGCTGTCGGGCAAGCTGGTCTTCCCGGGGCTGGTGAGCGCGCACCACCGGCTCCACGCGGTGCTGGGGCGGGGGATGCCCCACACGCAGATGGAGACCTACCAGGACGTGCTGGAGAAGGTGCTCTGGCCCTACGAGGACGCGCTCGACCTGGACGCGGTGCAGGTGGTGGGGACCGCCGGAGGCCTGGAGGCGCTCCAGTGCGGCACCACCACGGTGTGCAACCTGCACTCGTCGCCTCGCGCCGTCTCCGGCTCGCTCGTGCGGCTGGCGCGCGGCCTCCACGAGGTGGGCGTGCGCGGCGTGCTGTCCTACGCCGTGTCGGACCGCTCCGGGGCCATGGGCCGCGAGGAGGGGCTGGAGGAGACGGTGGGCTTCGCCCAGAAGGCCCAGGGACGCTTCCGGGGACAGGTGGGCGCGGGGCCCTGCTTCACGCTGGGGGCGGACGCGCTCCAGGGGCTGGCGGAGGCGCTGAAGGCGGCCAACACCGGCCTCCACCTGCCGCTGGCCGAGGACCCGCTGGACGAGCGGCTCTCCAACGAGCGCCATGGCGCCTCGCCGGTGTCGCGGCTGCTGGAGGCCGGGCTGCTGTCCCCGCGCAGCCAGCTGGCGCACGTGGGCCACCTGGCGTGGGCGGACCTGGCGCAGGTCATCGCGACGGGGGCGTGGATCGTCCACACGCCGCGCGCCAACCAGGGCCTGGAGGTGGGCTACGCGCCCGCGCTGAAGTTCGGCGCGCGCGCGACGCTGGGCGCGGATGGCGTGTCCGCGGACCTGTTCGCGGAGGCGCAGGCGGCGTACCTGCGCTCGCGCGAGGCGGGGCAGCCCATCGACGTGCTGCGCTACCTGGCCAACGGCCACCGGCTGGCGTCACAGGTGTTCGGCGCGCAGGTGGGGCCCATGCGCGAGGGCGCGCTGGCGGACCTGCTCATCCTCGACTACCTGCCGGCCACGCCGCTGACGGCGGAGAACCTGGCCTGGCACGTGGTGTTCGGCCTGGGCAGCCGGCACGTGGAGGCGGTGATGGTGGACGGGGTGTGGCGCATGTGGGCGCGCCGGCCGCTGTCGGTCAACCCCTCCGTGGTCGCCGAGCAGGCGCGCGAGGCCGCGGCCGCGGTGTGGGCGCGCATGGGCGAGGCGAAGTAG
- a CDS encoding protein kinase domain-containing protein, translated as MAEVYLGRRFEDDGQRGPAVAVKRLMPHLATDRRVVQMFLNEARITAQVRHPNVVSILELGMEGTEPFIAMELLEGRSFAELRQEAAERGQRVPLGITLRVLVDACRGLDAAHRAVDESGRPLRIVHRDFTPDNIHVGVNGAVKVIDFGIAKADALGSGTEPGVLKGKFFYMSPEMIAGKPVDHRADLFAAGVMLYEQLCGRRPFTGMTAEEVLGRIAEGRAKPPTTFDPSVPGALELVCLTALQRDPAARFDSLESFIDAIEAIGGPAEVASAEQVASYVDTLFPPDRDPKRQALRRARMADPSHGGTPPAPRFFDPSAAPHAAMTLPAAWPQPPPQAPELPPPRGATSPGSPTAVTVAGFRGSAPGTPAPPRREPSPTDSTPPTPSHVSGIREGEPRRRSRAGAVLVGLLSLAAVGGGATWYLRRPTLAPSERLARAEAATTAGDRAAALSGLATDARASAQELERAAALLLESGAHAEALELSEAFVQRFPKDVDAHLLAARAATELNRGKRAERALDEAAALAPKDLRPSLALADLRERQGDLPGAVAALARAYAQQPGSAKVAPRYGRLLSQSGRVDEASAVLGAWTREREDAASLAELGFVRFRQERVDEAASLLKRALRKDGKLAVAHYYLGAVLFRQGDTAGAERAYREADKLDPTDSRALTARCQLHAHTGDANTVAEVKRMLAERFPGQADRLAAECKSGN; from the coding sequence ATGGCGGAGGTGTACCTGGGGCGGCGCTTCGAGGACGACGGCCAGCGCGGGCCCGCGGTGGCGGTGAAGCGGTTGATGCCGCATCTGGCCACGGACCGCCGCGTGGTGCAGATGTTCCTCAACGAGGCGCGCATCACCGCGCAGGTGCGCCACCCCAACGTCGTCTCCATCCTCGAGCTGGGGATGGAGGGCACCGAGCCCTTCATCGCGATGGAGCTGCTGGAGGGGCGCTCGTTCGCGGAGCTGCGGCAGGAGGCGGCGGAGCGGGGCCAGCGCGTGCCGCTGGGCATCACCTTGCGCGTGCTGGTGGACGCGTGCCGGGGCCTGGACGCCGCGCACCGCGCGGTGGACGAGTCGGGTCGGCCGCTGCGCATCGTCCACCGCGACTTCACGCCGGACAACATCCACGTCGGCGTCAACGGCGCGGTGAAGGTCATCGACTTCGGCATCGCCAAGGCGGACGCGCTGGGTTCGGGCACGGAGCCCGGGGTGCTCAAGGGCAAGTTCTTCTACATGTCGCCGGAGATGATCGCCGGCAAGCCGGTGGACCACCGCGCGGACCTCTTCGCCGCGGGCGTCATGCTGTACGAGCAGCTGTGCGGGCGACGCCCCTTCACCGGCATGACGGCGGAGGAGGTGCTGGGGCGCATCGCGGAGGGGCGCGCCAAGCCGCCCACCACGTTCGACCCGTCCGTGCCCGGGGCGCTGGAGCTGGTGTGCCTCACCGCCCTCCAGCGGGACCCGGCCGCGCGGTTCGACAGCCTCGAGTCCTTCATCGACGCCATCGAGGCCATCGGCGGTCCGGCCGAGGTCGCCTCCGCCGAGCAGGTGGCGTCGTACGTGGACACGCTCTTCCCGCCGGACCGGGACCCCAAGCGCCAGGCCTTGCGCCGCGCGCGCATGGCGGACCCGTCCCACGGCGGCACGCCCCCGGCGCCCCGCTTCTTCGACCCGAGCGCCGCACCCCACGCGGCCATGACACTGCCCGCGGCCTGGCCCCAGCCGCCGCCCCAGGCCCCGGAGCTGCCGCCCCCGCGCGGCGCGACGTCCCCGGGCTCTCCCACCGCCGTCACGGTGGCGGGCTTCCGTGGCAGCGCGCCCGGCACGCCCGCTCCGCCGCGTCGGGAGCCCTCGCCCACGGACTCGACGCCGCCCACCCCCAGCCACGTCTCCGGCATCCGCGAGGGCGAGCCCCGGCGGCGCTCGCGCGCGGGCGCGGTGCTGGTGGGCCTGCTGTCGCTCGCGGCGGTCGGCGGGGGCGCGACCTGGTACCTGCGCCGGCCGACGCTGGCGCCCTCGGAGCGGCTGGCCCGGGCCGAGGCCGCCACGACCGCCGGGGACAGGGCCGCCGCGCTGTCCGGGCTGGCCACGGACGCGCGCGCCTCCGCCCAGGAGCTGGAGCGCGCCGCGGCGCTCCTGCTGGAGTCCGGCGCCCACGCCGAGGCGCTGGAGCTCTCCGAGGCCTTCGTGCAGCGCTTCCCGAAGGACGTGGACGCGCACCTGCTCGCGGCGAGGGCGGCGACGGAGCTCAACCGGGGCAAGCGCGCCGAGCGCGCCCTGGACGAGGCCGCGGCGCTGGCGCCCAAGGACCTGCGCCCGTCGCTGGCCCTGGCGGACCTGCGCGAGCGCCAGGGCGACCTGCCCGGCGCGGTGGCCGCGCTGGCGAGGGCCTACGCGCAGCAGCCCGGCTCCGCGAAGGTGGCGCCGCGCTATGGCCGCCTGCTGTCGCAGAGCGGCCGGGTGGACGAGGCCAGCGCGGTGCTGGGCGCGTGGACGCGCGAGCGCGAGGACGCGGCCAGCCTGGCGGAGCTGGGCTTCGTGCGCTTCCGGCAGGAGCGCGTGGACGAGGCCGCCAGCCTCCTCAAGCGCGCGCTGCGCAAGGACGGCAAGCTCGCCGTGGCCCACTACTACCTGGGGGCCGTCCTCTTCCGGCAAGGCGACACCGCGGGCGCCGAGCGCGCCTACCGGGAGGCGGACAAGCTGGACCCGACGGACTCGCGGGCGCTGACGGCGCGGTGCCAGCTGCATGCCCACACCGGCGACGCGAACACCGTCGCCGAGGTGAAGCGTATGCTGGCGGAACGATTCCCCGGCCAGGCGGACAGGCTCGCGGCGGAGTGCAAGTCGGGGAACTAG
- a CDS encoding alpha/beta hydrolase family esterase, producing the protein MRLPPVLLAAFVSGQLACSSSTASRPEGPGDDGAGPTPSGEPPVPERAACSGLTVGPGTHDWTVRHAGRERGYRVHVPTGYDATRPTAAVLAFHGFGSTEQRFESLTRLSALADAEGFLAVYPRGLSAREVFGESAREGGWGWNAGACCGPAQISQVDDVGFVDALLADLDTRVCVDPRRTFATGFSNGGFFAYRLACERAGRFAAIAPVAGMEGVSPCAPSRPVPVLHVHGAADNVILAGGGDNIPFGRPYPSAEESVRRLAGRAGCTGLQETWRQGDSACVEHTGCTPASATATLCTLEGAGHVWPGAANASTTGLDATREAWRFFQAHPRP; encoded by the coding sequence ATGCGCCTTCCGCCCGTCCTCCTCGCCGCGTTCGTATCCGGCCAGCTCGCGTGTTCGTCGTCCACCGCGTCGCGTCCGGAAGGGCCGGGGGACGACGGCGCCGGGCCCACCCCCTCGGGCGAGCCCCCCGTGCCGGAGCGCGCCGCCTGCTCGGGCCTCACCGTGGGCCCGGGCACCCACGACTGGACGGTGCGCCACGCGGGCCGCGAGCGCGGCTACCGCGTCCACGTGCCCACGGGCTATGACGCCACGAGGCCGACCGCGGCGGTGCTCGCCTTCCATGGCTTCGGCTCCACCGAGCAGCGCTTCGAGTCGCTCACCCGGCTGTCCGCGCTGGCGGACGCGGAGGGCTTCCTCGCCGTGTACCCCCGGGGGCTGAGCGCGCGGGAGGTGTTCGGCGAGTCCGCGCGGGAGGGCGGCTGGGGCTGGAACGCGGGCGCCTGCTGCGGCCCGGCCCAAATCTCCCAGGTGGACGACGTGGGCTTCGTGGACGCGCTGCTGGCGGACCTGGACACCCGCGTGTGCGTGGACCCGCGCCGCACCTTCGCCACGGGCTTCTCCAACGGCGGCTTCTTCGCCTACCGGCTGGCGTGCGAGCGCGCGGGGAGGTTCGCGGCCATCGCCCCGGTGGCGGGCATGGAGGGCGTCAGCCCCTGCGCGCCGTCGCGCCCGGTGCCCGTGCTGCACGTGCACGGCGCCGCGGACAACGTCATCCTCGCCGGCGGCGGAGACAACATCCCGTTCGGCCGCCCCTACCCTTCCGCCGAGGAGTCCGTGCGCCGCCTGGCGGGGCGCGCGGGCTGCACCGGCCTCCAGGAGACCTGGCGCCAGGGCGACAGCGCCTGCGTGGAGCACACCGGCTGCACGCCCGCGAGCGCCACCGCCACCCTGTGCACCCTCGAGGGCGCGGGCCACGTCTGGCCCGGCGCCGCCAACGCATCCACCACCGGCCTGGACGCCACCCGCGAGGCGTGGCGCTTCTTCCAGGCCCATCCGCGCCCCTGA
- a CDS encoding carbohydrate deacetylase: MSPRVLIINADDLGYDPAITRGLLQAMREGVVSSATLMVNTPFSEAAAHEARGLALGLHLNLARFAPVWEEFPRELLGSEGTFVESRAASLPVEVVEAEVRAQLARLEAMTGGPATHVDVHKHLHLHANVLEGLTRVALDARLPVRSIDSMMRHALEKRSVPTNTHFLGDSGDEAYWTLERFEAEVATLPRAGIIELMCHPGYRPQTVKGGYAAQREVELATFTHPRAREALSRMGIVPADFRALTREG; this comes from the coding sequence ATGAGCCCACGCGTCCTCATCATCAACGCCGATGACCTGGGCTACGACCCGGCCATCACCCGCGGCCTGCTCCAGGCCATGCGCGAGGGCGTCGTGTCCTCCGCCACCCTCATGGTGAACACGCCCTTCTCCGAGGCCGCGGCGCACGAGGCCCGGGGCCTGGCGCTGGGCCTGCACCTCAACCTCGCGCGCTTCGCGCCGGTGTGGGAGGAGTTCCCCCGGGAGCTGCTCGGCAGCGAGGGCACCTTCGTGGAGTCCCGCGCGGCGAGCCTCCCCGTGGAGGTGGTGGAGGCGGAGGTGCGCGCGCAGCTGGCCAGGCTGGAGGCGATGACGGGCGGCCCCGCCACGCACGTGGACGTCCACAAGCACCTGCACCTGCACGCCAACGTGCTGGAGGGCCTCACCCGTGTCGCGCTCGACGCGCGGCTGCCGGTGCGCTCCATCGACTCCATGATGCGCCACGCGCTGGAGAAGCGGAGCGTGCCCACCAACACGCACTTCCTCGGCGACTCCGGCGACGAGGCCTACTGGACGCTGGAGCGCTTCGAGGCGGAGGTGGCCACGCTGCCGCGCGCGGGCATCATCGAGCTGATGTGCCACCCGGGCTACCGCCCCCAGACGGTGAAGGGCGGCTACGCGGCCCAGCGCGAGGTGGAGCTGGCCACCTTCACCCATCCGCGCGCCCGCGAGGCGCTGTCGCGCATGGGCATCGTCCCCGCCGACTTCCGCGCCCTCACGCGCGAGGGCTGA